Proteins from a genomic interval of Lycium ferocissimum isolate CSIRO_LF1 chromosome 2, AGI_CSIRO_Lferr_CH_V1, whole genome shotgun sequence:
- the LOC132046952 gene encoding uncharacterized protein LOC132046952 translates to MQDSTTRAFESSSSSSGDGNNDAGDFECNICFELAQDPIVTLCGHLYCWPCLFRWLRLHSQCHECPVCKALIQEEKLVPLYGRGRTSTNPRSKPIPGLEIPNRPAGQRPETAPQPEPNNFHNHGGLGHMGGLGGFFPTATARFGNFTMSAGFGGLLPSLLSFQFHGFPGPTAYPTTSNYPFGYTPAYHGPHVRNAQDTAQVQADSNLKFMFLLVGFLVLIYLLG, encoded by the coding sequence ATGCAGGACTCAACTACCAGGGCATTTGAAAGCTCTTCATCTTCCTCTGGGGATGGGAACAATGATGCTGGTGATTTTGAATGCAACATCTGTTTTGAATTGGCCCAAGATCCCATTGTGACTCTCTGTGGTCACCTCTACTGTTGGCCATGCCTTTTTAGATGGTTACGTCTTCACTCACAGTGCCATGAATGCCCTGTTTGTAAAGCCCTTATTCAAGAGGAGAAATTAGTTCCTCTTTATGGCAGAGGAAGGACTTCTACTAATCCCAGATCAAAACCAATCCCCGGCCTTGAAATTCCTAATAGACCTGCAGGACAACGACCTGAAACTGCTCCTCAACCTGAACCAAATAATTTTCATAATCATGGAGGACTTGGTCATATGGGAGGATTGGGAGGATTTTTTCCCACAGCAACTGCAAGATTCGGTAACTTTACAATGTCAGCTGGTTTTGGTGGATTGCTTCCTTCATTACTCAGCTTCCAGTTTCATGGATTTCCTGGTCCGACAGCGTATCCTACCACATCAAATTACCCATTTGGATATACTCCTGCATATCACGGGCCACATGTTCGTAATGCTCAAGACACAGCCCAAGTACAAGCAGATAGCAATCTCAAGTTTATGTTCTTACTTGTTGGTTTTCTTGTGCTCATTTATTTGTTGGGCTAA